From a single Chlamydiota bacterium genomic region:
- the queA gene encoding tRNA preQ1(34) S-adenosylmethionine ribosyltransferase-isomerase QueA produces the protein MPDHQSPVLNLNDYDYDLPSSLIAQRPSSMREMSRLLQFNPATNQIQHRSFKDLVHILEPGDTVVINDSRVIPARIWGKKVKTGRLVEFLWLEETSDGWKGLLRGKNPVASEIIFGSGEVVGQVFSKNEDGTITLKISSSIETLSFLEKYGEPPLPPYIHRDPDLILKEDKERYQTVFSKSWGSVAAPTAGLHFSPSLMDEMSHRGIHFVKVTHHVGLGTFQPLKEETLQKGKLHCEKYEISQVSAFQINQAVSQKRRILVVGTTTARCLESSVGLDGKIRSGNGVTDLFIYPPYQFKIVKNLLTNFHLPKSSLLMLVSALIGRQKRLSLYQEAIQNQYRFYSYGDAMLILI, from the coding sequence ATGCCCGATCACCAATCACCTGTTTTGAATCTCAATGACTATGATTATGATTTACCTTCATCCCTGATTGCTCAACGACCAAGTTCGATGCGGGAAATGTCACGTCTACTTCAATTTAATCCTGCAACAAACCAAATTCAGCATCGGTCTTTTAAAGATCTTGTCCATATTCTGGAACCAGGCGATACCGTTGTGATCAATGATTCCAGGGTGATTCCAGCAAGAATTTGGGGAAAAAAAGTTAAGACGGGGAGGCTGGTTGAATTTCTCTGGCTTGAAGAGACCTCGGATGGATGGAAGGGGCTTTTGAGAGGAAAGAATCCTGTCGCAAGTGAAATTATTTTTGGATCAGGGGAAGTGGTCGGACAGGTTTTTTCAAAAAATGAGGATGGAACGATAACACTTAAAATAAGTTCCTCTATAGAAACCTTATCTTTTCTTGAAAAATATGGGGAACCCCCGCTTCCGCCTTACATTCATCGAGATCCCGACTTAATTCTAAAAGAAGACAAAGAACGTTATCAGACTGTCTTTTCAAAGAGTTGGGGCTCTGTGGCGGCTCCTACGGCGGGACTTCATTTTAGTCCATCATTAATGGACGAGATGAGTCATCGAGGCATTCATTTTGTGAAGGTGACGCATCATGTAGGTCTGGGGACTTTTCAACCCTTGAAAGAGGAAACGCTTCAAAAAGGGAAACTTCACTGTGAAAAATATGAAATTTCCCAAGTGAGTGCGTTTCAAATCAATCAGGCTGTTTCCCAAAAAAGAAGGATTTTAGTGGTTGGAACAACCACGGCTCGGTGTTTGGAATCCTCAGTAGGATTAGACGGGAAAATTCGATCTGGAAATGGGGTAACGGATCTTTTTATTTACCCTCCTTATCAATTTAAAATTGTCAAAAATCTTTTGACCAATTTTCATCTTCCTAAATCTTCTCTTTTGATGTTAGTCTCAGCTCTGATCGGTCGACAAAAACGATTGTCTCTTTATCAGGAAGCGATTCAAAATCAATATCGGTTTTATAGCTATGGAGATGCAATGTTGATTCTTATTTAA
- a CDS encoding LAGLIDADG family homing endonuclease has product MRSILPKRVPWNKGYTKHTHPSVLKVAQTLRRKPKSNFYQWQLKNKVQYHLLEKNEDLAEFYGLLLGDGCIERLSRCEKVSISCNKREEVRISRIKRMMTKIFRKEAKLRYRKTSRCVDVYFYQKHLSKRLRFPVGEKLKHRLSIPLWICANPVYTVRCLKGLFESDGDRVVDLENYTDVIKFTNFSPSLLEQIYRILKNFGFHPQLRHHDVRLARKLEVKEFVHLIRFSKL; this is encoded by the coding sequence ATGCGTTCAATACTTCCGAAAAGGGTTCCTTGGAATAAAGGATACACGAAGCATACTCATCCGAGCGTTTTGAAAGTAGCTCAAACACTTCGGCGTAAGCCTAAGAGTAATTTTTATCAGTGGCAACTTAAGAATAAGGTGCAATATCATTTGTTGGAAAAAAACGAGGATCTTGCGGAGTTTTATGGCCTTCTCTTGGGTGATGGCTGTATTGAACGGCTTTCACGCTGTGAGAAAGTATCAATCAGTTGCAACAAGCGTGAAGAAGTCAGGATTAGTAGAATTAAGAGGATGATGACAAAGATTTTTCGAAAAGAGGCAAAACTGAGATATAGAAAGACAAGCCGTTGCGTAGATGTGTATTTTTATCAGAAACACTTAAGCAAGAGACTACGGTTTCCCGTTGGAGAAAAATTGAAGCATCGTTTGTCTATTCCATTGTGGATTTGCGCGAATCCCGTGTATACTGTGCGCTGTTTAAAAGGATTGTTTGAAAGTGATGGCGATCGAGTTGTTGATCTTGAGAACTATACAGATGTTATCAAGTTTACAAATTTTTCACCATCCTTGCTGGAACAGATTTATAGAATACTAAAAAATTTTGGATTCCATCCTCAACTTCGTCATCATGATGTTCGACTGGCTCGGAAACTTGAAGTGAAAGAGTTTGTTCATTTGATTCGCTTCTCTAAATTATAA
- a CDS encoding SpoIID/LytB domain-containing protein gives MMKKGWVLSASFLLLFFSLGMSKRPREIERDIRVLIHQGIADLSISGEKLDVEDDEGRHLFQSLGLVHLTRKAEGIDVNGQVLKQKVIVLTSETEILKVQGKDYRGKILGVLDEKRGFLVINQLPLESYLRGVVGSEMPRGAPLESLMAQAIAARTFAYAHQLKNAKQPFDLDRPSSSQAYQGIKGESALTDQAIQETMGTVLVYRGKIFTSFFHHCCGGYTVKAKEVWPDISEKIPPARSCKPCQEKPGVEWKFKITCSEFRQILLSHHFPIPETFSAILHRDLETKRIESIEVANQSIPARELRKYLGHTRLKSTIFWLKISEDQMEFSGKGWGHGVGLCQYGAIALAEKGSSFQEILGYYYPKAKCVRLR, from the coding sequence ATGATGAAAAAAGGGTGGGTTTTATCAGCTTCTTTTCTTCTCCTCTTTTTCTCTTTAGGAATGAGTAAAAGACCGCGTGAGATTGAAAGGGATATTCGGGTCTTGATTCATCAAGGGATTGCGGATCTTTCTATTTCTGGGGAAAAGTTGGATGTGGAGGATGACGAGGGCAGGCATTTATTCCAATCCTTAGGGCTTGTTCATCTGACGCGAAAGGCTGAGGGGATAGATGTGAATGGTCAAGTGCTCAAACAAAAGGTGATCGTTTTGACGTCAGAAACGGAAATTCTCAAAGTTCAGGGCAAAGATTATCGTGGAAAAATTTTAGGGGTGCTTGATGAAAAAAGAGGATTTTTAGTGATTAATCAACTTCCTCTAGAAAGCTATTTAAGGGGAGTCGTAGGATCCGAAATGCCTCGAGGGGCTCCTTTAGAATCCCTGATGGCTCAAGCCATTGCCGCAAGGACTTTTGCTTATGCTCATCAGTTGAAGAATGCGAAACAGCCCTTTGATTTGGATCGCCCCTCTTCTTCACAAGCCTATCAAGGAATCAAAGGTGAAAGTGCACTTACAGACCAGGCTATTCAAGAAACGATGGGAACGGTTCTGGTTTATCGAGGGAAAATATTTACTTCTTTTTTTCATCATTGCTGCGGGGGATATACGGTAAAAGCTAAAGAAGTCTGGCCTGATATCAGTGAAAAAATTCCGCCAGCTCGAAGTTGTAAGCCCTGTCAAGAAAAGCCGGGCGTCGAATGGAAGTTTAAAATAACCTGCTCAGAATTTAGGCAAATATTATTATCGCATCATTTTCCCATTCCTGAAACCTTTTCAGCGATTCTTCATCGCGATTTAGAAACGAAGAGGATTGAGTCTATTGAAGTGGCAAATCAGTCGATTCCTGCCCGTGAGCTTAGAAAATATTTAGGGCATACCCGTCTTAAGAGCACGATATTCTGGCTAAAGATCAGTGAGGACCAGATGGAATTTTCGGGGAAAGGATGGGGGCATGGCGTAGGTCTTTGCCAGTATGGGGCCATTGCCTTGGCTGAAAAGGGATCTTCTTTTCAAGAAATTTTAGGCTATTACTATCCGAAAGCAAAGTGTGTTCGACTTAGATAA
- a CDS encoding tetratricopeptide repeat protein, with product MKNKLKKSIEVKFVQKLFPFRYFILFVLVVFLGGVLGLTGWSSHQNVREKKSMNLFSLAHDENDFLSITQNYPGTSASSLSEIHLAHEKITKLDFNTAIEIYEKFLLKDSDRIFAPFIQMNLGECFISTKKFDQARKIFETILRDPKLEFLHTQAQLNLGRILALQGHFSGALALCQKLKENDESNIWKDTLEAFIAYHNRNIQK from the coding sequence ATGAAAAATAAATTGAAAAAATCTATTGAGGTAAAGTTTGTTCAGAAACTTTTTCCTTTTCGTTATTTTATTCTTTTTGTTTTAGTTGTTTTTTTAGGGGGTGTTTTAGGTTTGACGGGTTGGTCTTCCCATCAGAATGTACGTGAGAAAAAATCGATGAATCTTTTTTCACTCGCCCATGATGAGAATGATTTTTTGAGCATCACTCAAAATTATCCTGGTACATCGGCCTCATCCCTTTCAGAGATTCACTTAGCACATGAGAAAATAACGAAATTAGATTTTAATACTGCGATTGAAATTTACGAAAAATTTTTGTTGAAAGATTCTGATCGCATTTTTGCCCCTTTCATCCAAATGAATCTTGGGGAATGCTTCATTTCAACAAAAAAATTTGATCAAGCCCGAAAAATCTTTGAAACTATTTTAAGGGACCCAAAACTTGAGTTTCTCCATACTCAGGCTCAATTGAATTTAGGACGGATTCTGGCTCTTCAAGGTCATTTTTCAGGTGCCCTAGCGTTATGTCAAAAATTGAAAGAAAATGATGAAAGCAATATTTGGAAGGATACCCTAGAAGCTTTTATTGCCTATCATAATAGAAATATTCAGAAATAA
- a CDS encoding pyruvate, phosphate dikinase yields MQKTDQVLSKETKSATTKFVYFFGGGKAEGNSKMKEVLGGKGANLAEMTNLTIPVPPGFTISTQACQAYYEKSRQFPEGLRKEVEKSLHQLENLMGKKLGDPVDPLLVSVRSGAAVSMPGMMDTILNLGLNFQSVNGLATKTGNERFAWDSYRRFIQMFGDVVLEVERHLFEEALTQAREKKGVHFDNELDAIDLNELVIRYKRIVREAKGIDFPESPIEQLWLSIGAVFGSWNNARAIKYRQLNEIRGLFGTAVNVQSMVFGNMGPTSGTGVAFTRNPSTGENKLYGEFLMNAQGEDVVAGIRTPVPLAELKKVMPAVYDQFTQISKTLENHYRDMQDIEFTIQEGKLYLLQTRSGKRTAHAAVRVAVEMEKEKLIDRKTAILRVNPAQLDQLLHPTINPKAKYQVLTKGLPASPGAAVGQIVFYAQKAEEWDEQGHKVILVRAETSPEDIGGMAVAQGILTSRGGMTSHAAVVARGMGKCCVAGCQDTVVDEVKGTLTIGKRVLKEGDKITLNGSTGEVILGTVDLVSPELSGEFGELMKWADETRRLKVRTNADTPNDCKVARKFGAEGIGLCRTEHMFFEGDRIDAVREMILAEDHGGREKALEKILPMQKGDFVGIFEAMEGLPVTIRLLDPPLHEFVPHTEEEIQLLAKKINVSPDQLRAKSDSLKEFNPMLGHRGCRLGISFPEIYKMQTRAIFEAACEIAKRGIKVVPEVMIPLIGDVSELKVLKIDLEEVAKEVMGKAKIKVEYLFGTMIEIPRAALTADKIAAEAQFFSFGTNDLTQMTFGFSRDDAGVFLKDYLEKGILQDDPFQILDQEGVGRLIQIGIEKGRSVNPKLKVGICGEHGGNPPSIEFCHIQGMDYVSCSPYRVPVARLAAAHAQLKNA; encoded by the coding sequence ATGCAGAAAACAGATCAAGTCTTATCGAAGGAAACAAAGTCAGCAACAACAAAATTTGTCTATTTCTTCGGAGGAGGAAAAGCCGAAGGTAATTCAAAAATGAAGGAAGTTTTAGGGGGCAAGGGCGCTAACCTCGCCGAAATGACTAACCTGACCATTCCGGTTCCTCCTGGATTTACGATTTCAACTCAAGCCTGTCAGGCCTATTATGAAAAATCACGTCAGTTTCCAGAAGGTTTGAGAAAAGAAGTCGAAAAGTCTCTTCATCAATTGGAAAACCTGATGGGGAAAAAATTAGGGGATCCTGTTGATCCTCTTCTCGTTTCGGTCCGTTCAGGTGCAGCGGTTTCAATGCCAGGAATGATGGATACAATTTTGAATTTAGGGCTTAATTTCCAGTCTGTGAATGGTCTTGCGACCAAGACGGGGAATGAACGATTTGCCTGGGATTCCTATCGCCGATTTATTCAAATGTTTGGGGATGTGGTGTTAGAGGTGGAGCGTCACCTTTTTGAAGAGGCGTTGACTCAAGCTCGTGAGAAAAAGGGAGTCCATTTTGACAATGAACTGGACGCGATTGATCTTAACGAATTGGTCATCCGATACAAAAGAATTGTACGTGAGGCTAAAGGGATTGATTTTCCTGAATCGCCCATCGAGCAATTGTGGCTGTCCATTGGAGCTGTTTTTGGATCTTGGAACAATGCCCGTGCGATTAAATACCGACAGCTCAATGAAATTCGCGGCCTTTTCGGAACAGCCGTTAATGTTCAATCCATGGTATTTGGAAACATGGGCCCCACTTCGGGCACTGGAGTTGCCTTTACCCGAAATCCTTCCACAGGTGAAAATAAACTTTATGGCGAATTTTTGATGAATGCTCAAGGCGAGGATGTGGTTGCTGGAATTCGCACCCCTGTTCCTCTGGCAGAACTGAAGAAAGTCATGCCTGCGGTCTATGATCAATTCACGCAGATTTCTAAGACCCTTGAGAATCATTACAGGGATATGCAGGACATCGAATTTACGATTCAAGAGGGCAAGCTTTATTTACTCCAAACTCGTTCAGGGAAGAGAACAGCTCATGCCGCCGTGAGAGTTGCCGTCGAAATGGAAAAGGAAAAATTGATTGATCGCAAAACGGCCATTTTACGGGTAAATCCGGCTCAGTTGGATCAGTTGCTTCATCCTACGATTAATCCAAAGGCCAAATATCAAGTTTTGACCAAGGGGCTTCCTGCTTCTCCAGGTGCTGCGGTTGGGCAAATTGTTTTTTATGCTCAAAAAGCGGAAGAATGGGACGAACAGGGGCATAAAGTCATTCTTGTTCGAGCGGAAACCTCCCCCGAAGATATTGGAGGCATGGCGGTTGCTCAAGGAATTTTAACCTCACGAGGAGGAATGACCTCTCATGCAGCCGTTGTTGCACGTGGCATGGGAAAATGCTGTGTGGCCGGATGTCAGGACACCGTTGTTGATGAGGTTAAGGGAACTTTAACGATAGGAAAGAGGGTGTTGAAAGAAGGGGATAAAATTACTCTGAACGGGTCTACCGGCGAGGTCATTTTGGGCACTGTGGATTTGGTCAGTCCCGAATTAAGTGGAGAATTTGGCGAGCTCATGAAATGGGCTGATGAGACTCGACGTTTAAAGGTGAGAACCAATGCCGATACCCCCAATGATTGTAAGGTTGCAAGAAAATTTGGAGCGGAAGGCATTGGGCTTTGCCGAACCGAACATATGTTTTTTGAAGGGGACCGAATTGATGCGGTTCGGGAAATGATTTTGGCGGAGGATCATGGAGGCCGTGAAAAGGCCTTAGAAAAAATTTTGCCCATGCAAAAGGGAGACTTTGTTGGAATTTTTGAGGCAATGGAAGGCCTTCCCGTAACCATTCGTCTTTTAGATCCACCGCTTCATGAATTCGTTCCTCATACGGAAGAAGAAATTCAACTTTTAGCTAAAAAAATTAATGTTTCTCCCGATCAATTAAGGGCAAAATCGGATTCTCTAAAAGAATTTAATCCGATGCTAGGTCACCGAGGTTGTCGTCTGGGGATCAGTTTTCCTGAAATTTATAAAATGCAAACCCGGGCCATTTTTGAGGCAGCTTGTGAGATTGCAAAGCGGGGAATTAAAGTGGTTCCAGAGGTCATGATTCCTTTGATTGGAGACGTGAGTGAACTCAAGGTTCTCAAAATTGACCTAGAAGAAGTTGCCAAAGAGGTTATGGGAAAGGCCAAAATAAAAGTGGAATATCTTTTTGGAACCATGATTGAAATTCCACGGGCTGCTTTGACCGCTGACAAAATTGCGGCGGAAGCACAATTTTTTTCCTTTGGAACAAATGATTTAACGCAGATGACATTTGGTTTTAGCCGAGATGATGCGGGTGTCTTTCTCAAGGATTATCTTGAGAAGGGGATTTTGCAGGATGATCCTTTTCAAATTTTAGATCAGGAAGGGGTTGGACGCCTCATTCAAATTGGTATTGAAAAAGGTCGTTCCGTTAATCCTAAACTCAAAGTGGGAATTTGCGGAGAGCATGGAGGAAATCCTCCCTCGATTGAATTTTGCCATATCCAGGGGATGGACTATGTCAGTTGTTCCCCATACCGGGTTCCGGTTGCACGGCTTGCGGCAGCTCATGCGCAGTTGAAAAATGCATAA
- a CDS encoding alginate export family protein, with the protein MKKILYSITLFIVLSGFCFAEVQNVKVSGELRNRGLYSTNVIDLSDNSKPDDDIGYFAQRARINVEADLTDNVLTVIELEASGIVGDKGVAQNANSVAAAQLAGLDSSARSVRNADGTTDIQGSVHMDENTTAQGRRQKDGYDVKVSQAYVQASELFYTPLTGKIGRQYMNFGKGFLISDNEHEINFDAIRSTLDFYPIIVDAVYARLAERSSQAIQAVDADDMSMYVVNAHYAADRWNAEAYVIGLVDVDTHYQPVTVGLRGDVMPMEALQLWVEGDYQGNQYTPNRDLEAWAANVGATYTFDFKWHPALSVIYTVASGEENPTATTGDYEGFQELFEYNYYGYAFSPRLENIQFINAKVSVLPMDNVTLGFDYYHYWQLEQAIQSMGDPFQDNGGVAALTTGNDESLGDEFDLMAAYDYTEDVSTQLYLAWFLPGSAYTPDDTAFEIRGEILVSF; encoded by the coding sequence ATGAAAAAGATACTTTACAGTATCACGCTCTTCATCGTTCTCTCCGGATTTTGTTTTGCTGAAGTTCAGAACGTAAAAGTTTCAGGTGAGTTGAGAAACCGTGGTCTTTATTCGACCAATGTTATTGACCTTTCAGATAATTCAAAACCGGATGACGATATTGGTTATTTTGCTCAACGGGCAAGAATTAATGTTGAAGCAGATTTAACCGATAATGTTCTCACTGTCATTGAGTTGGAGGCATCCGGTATTGTAGGCGATAAAGGCGTTGCTCAGAATGCTAATTCAGTCGCCGCAGCTCAACTCGCTGGGTTAGATTCAAGTGCTCGAAGCGTCCGAAATGCCGATGGAACGACAGACATCCAAGGAAGTGTTCATATGGATGAGAATACGACTGCTCAAGGTCGTCGTCAAAAAGACGGTTACGATGTCAAGGTAAGCCAGGCTTATGTTCAAGCCAGTGAGCTTTTTTATACGCCATTGACTGGAAAGATAGGTCGGCAATACATGAACTTCGGAAAAGGTTTTCTCATCAGTGATAATGAACATGAGATTAACTTCGATGCGATTCGCTCAACATTGGATTTTTATCCCATCATTGTGGATGCAGTCTATGCACGTTTGGCAGAGAGAAGTTCTCAGGCCATTCAGGCTGTCGATGCAGACGACATGAGCATGTATGTCGTGAATGCTCATTATGCAGCTGATCGCTGGAATGCTGAAGCATATGTCATTGGACTTGTTGATGTGGATACGCATTATCAACCTGTTACCGTTGGATTAAGAGGTGATGTGATGCCGATGGAGGCTCTTCAACTTTGGGTAGAGGGCGATTATCAGGGCAATCAGTATACCCCGAATCGAGACCTTGAAGCTTGGGCAGCCAATGTTGGGGCAACCTATACGTTTGACTTTAAATGGCATCCCGCTCTTTCGGTCATCTATACGGTTGCTTCGGGTGAGGAAAATCCGACTGCAACAACAGGTGATTATGAAGGCTTTCAGGAGCTATTTGAGTATAACTATTACGGATATGCTTTCAGTCCAAGACTGGAGAATATTCAGTTCATCAATGCAAAGGTCAGTGTCCTTCCAATGGACAATGTGACTTTGGGATTCGATTACTATCATTATTGGCAGTTAGAGCAAGCCATCCAATCCATGGGAGATCCCTTCCAGGATAATGGAGGTGTTGCAGCCCTAACAACTGGTAACGATGAAAGTCTTGGTGATGAATTTGATCTCATGGCTGCATATGATTATACGGAAGATGTCAGTACCCAGCTCTATTTAGCATGGTTTCTTCCTGGGTCTGCATATACTCCGGATGATACAGCCTTTGAGATTAGAGGTGAGATTTTAGTAAGCTTCTAG
- a CDS encoding adenine phosphoribosyltransferase: MRTLIDTQELSYELKKVIHDVPDFPKKGIIFKDITPLLMDGFLFQKTIQFFFNRWQDEVLDAIVTIESRGFFLGAPLAAQLGVGLIPVRKKGKLPRKTRKVSYQLEYGTDHLEIHEEDLKRLRHVLVVDDVLATGGTVSAVIQLLEEAGCLIRGIDFLMELTFLKGREKLKNHPVFSLLQY; encoded by the coding sequence ATGAGAACACTGATCGACACTCAAGAACTTTCATATGAATTAAAAAAAGTCATTCATGATGTCCCTGATTTTCCAAAAAAAGGAATTATTTTTAAGGACATTACTCCTCTTTTGATGGACGGATTTCTTTTTCAAAAAACCATTCAGTTTTTCTTTAATCGTTGGCAAGATGAAGTGCTGGATGCTATTGTGACGATTGAATCCAGGGGTTTTTTTCTGGGTGCCCCTTTGGCTGCGCAATTAGGAGTGGGGCTCATCCCTGTCCGGAAAAAAGGAAAGCTTCCACGTAAAACCCGCAAGGTTTCCTATCAACTTGAATATGGAACGGACCATCTTGAAATTCATGAAGAGGACTTGAAAAGGCTTCGTCATGTGTTAGTGGTCGATGATGTTTTGGCCACGGGCGGCACTGTTTCTGCGGTTATTCAGCTTTTAGAGGAGGCAGGCTGTCTGATACGGGGAATTGATTTTTTAATGGAACTGACCTTCTTAAAGGGGCGTGAAAAATTAAAAAACCATCCGGTCTTTTCGCTTCTTCAGTATTAA
- a CDS encoding sigma-70 family RNA polymerase sigma factor → MSEAEDSVQIYLKQIGETPLLNREEEEALARRSQAGDEEARRMLVRANLRLVVSIAKRYMHIGLALLDLIEEGNLGLMKAVEKFDVAKGCKLSTYASWWIKQGIMRALANQSKMIRLPVYLVEKVTAVRKASEALFKEMGRYPTYQEIAAHLNIEPEKVLDLQNISKTPESLHEVIGEDGVSELIDVIADNSASSPERGIAERMIHENIMDLVNHLGEREAKIVLWRYGLFGDSPKTLEEIGQRLGITRERVRQICEVAVKKMREVLNEKHLSYQDFEG, encoded by the coding sequence ATGTCAGAGGCAGAAGATTCCGTACAAATCTATCTTAAGCAAATTGGTGAAACTCCTCTTCTGAATCGAGAGGAGGAAGAAGCCCTTGCCCGTCGATCTCAAGCTGGGGACGAAGAGGCACGGCGCATGCTCGTTCGTGCCAATTTACGCCTCGTTGTTTCCATTGCCAAAAGATATATGCACATTGGTTTGGCCCTTCTTGATTTAATTGAAGAAGGTAATCTTGGTTTAATGAAGGCCGTTGAGAAATTTGATGTTGCAAAGGGCTGCAAACTTAGTACCTACGCCTCTTGGTGGATTAAGCAAGGGATTATGCGGGCCTTGGCCAATCAATCAAAAATGATTCGCCTTCCCGTCTATTTGGTTGAAAAAGTGACAGCCGTTCGTAAAGCATCCGAAGCCCTTTTCAAAGAAATGGGACGCTATCCCACTTACCAAGAAATTGCGGCTCATCTTAACATTGAGCCTGAAAAAGTTCTTGATCTTCAAAATATTTCTAAAACTCCAGAATCACTTCATGAAGTCATTGGCGAAGATGGTGTGAGCGAACTGATTGATGTGATCGCCGATAATTCAGCTTCAAGTCCCGAGCGGGGAATTGCTGAACGCATGATTCACGAAAACATTATGGATTTAGTGAATCACTTGGGAGAGCGTGAGGCAAAAATTGTTCTTTGGCGTTATGGCCTTTTTGGCGATTCTCCTAAAACCTTGGAAGAGATTGGTCAAAGACTGGGAATTACGCGAGAGCGTGTTCGACAAATTTGCGAGGTCGCGGTCAAGAAAATGAGAGAGGTGTTGAACGAAAAGCATCTAAGTTATCAGGATTTTGAAGGATGA
- the tgt gene encoding tRNA guanosine(34) transglycosylase Tgt, translating to MTFQLLKKDKETRARAGLLTLTHGQVETPCFMPVGTQATVKTLSPDELRSSGVQGILCNTYHLMLRPGADIIGKAGGLHKFMNWDGVILTDSGGFQVFSLAKLRKVSSKGIEFRSHLDGSKWFLTPEEAIRIQGILASDVALCLDECLPYPSSYESTCNSVLLTLEWAKISKKAHQPFEESQALFGIIQGSVFKDLRVRCIEGLREVGFDGYTFGGLSVGEPDLLMYEVLEETVDPIPENKPRYVMGCGTPLNLLECIERGIDLFDCVLPTRNARNGTVFTHQGKITLTNSRLKDDFSSLDEACGCTTCKNYSRAYLRHLFQAGEILGMRLASIHNVFFFVNLVKQARAAILTNRFTAFKADFLGK from the coding sequence ATGACTTTTCAACTTTTAAAAAAAGATAAAGAAACCCGTGCCAGGGCGGGTCTTTTAACGCTGACCCATGGTCAAGTTGAGACTCCCTGCTTCATGCCCGTGGGAACTCAAGCGACGGTTAAAACCCTTTCTCCTGATGAGCTTCGTAGCTCGGGTGTTCAGGGAATATTATGTAACACCTATCATTTAATGCTGCGTCCTGGAGCTGATATCATTGGGAAGGCAGGCGGTCTTCACAAATTTATGAATTGGGACGGGGTGATTTTAACGGATAGCGGAGGGTTTCAGGTCTTTAGTCTGGCCAAATTAAGAAAAGTGAGTTCAAAAGGAATTGAATTTCGTTCTCACCTGGATGGATCAAAATGGTTTTTAACTCCTGAAGAAGCGATTCGGATTCAAGGGATTCTGGCCTCGGATGTTGCGCTTTGTCTGGATGAGTGCCTTCCCTATCCTTCCTCCTATGAGTCTACTTGCAATTCAGTTCTTCTGACGTTAGAATGGGCAAAAATTTCCAAGAAGGCTCATCAGCCTTTCGAAGAAAGCCAAGCCCTTTTTGGGATTATTCAAGGGAGTGTTTTTAAGGATTTACGTGTCCGATGTATTGAGGGCCTTCGTGAGGTTGGTTTTGACGGCTATACCTTTGGCGGATTAAGTGTGGGGGAGCCGGATCTTTTGATGTATGAAGTTCTTGAAGAAACCGTCGACCCTATCCCGGAAAATAAACCTCGTTATGTCATGGGTTGCGGCACCCCTCTCAATCTTTTAGAATGTATTGAAAGAGGAATTGATTTATTTGATTGTGTTTTGCCCACACGAAATGCAAGAAATGGGACGGTCTTTACCCATCAGGGAAAAATTACTTTAACAAACAGCCGTCTTAAAGATGATTTTTCTTCTCTGGATGAGGCTTGTGGATGTACAACCTGTAAGAATTATAGCCGCGCTTATCTCCGGCATCTTTTTCAGGCAGGTGAAATATTAGGGATGAGGCTCGCCTCGATTCACAATGTTTTCTTTTTTGTAAATTTAGTCAAACAGGCAAGAGCAGCAATCTTAACGAATCGCTTTACAGCATTTAAAGCAGATTTTTTGGGAAAATAG
- a CDS encoding ABC transporter ATP-binding protein — translation MLKIQNLEVSYGAIKALQGVSLEVKEGEIVTLIGANGAGKSTLLRAISRLMDVVSGSILYAREGKELDLNRLKSHQIVQLGISHVPEGRQIFPNLSVKENLDLGAYLRKDAQGIEEDSEKIFKLFPRLKERLRQNAGTLSGGEQQMLAIARALMTCPKLLLMDEPSLGLAPLLVKSIFEAIQTINQEGMTILLVEQNAHMALKLAHRAYVLETGKIALQGQAHDLRVKNVPSQKFFIHEI, via the coding sequence ATGCTAAAAATTCAAAATCTTGAAGTCTCATATGGTGCCATCAAGGCCCTTCAGGGGGTCTCTCTGGAAGTCAAGGAAGGAGAGATTGTCACTTTGATTGGGGCAAATGGGGCGGGTAAAAGCACTCTTTTAAGAGCTATTTCTAGGTTGATGGATGTTGTTTCTGGTTCTATCCTTTATGCGAGGGAGGGGAAAGAACTTGATTTGAATCGCCTCAAGTCTCATCAAATTGTTCAGCTTGGGATTTCTCATGTTCCTGAAGGTAGACAGATTTTTCCGAATTTATCTGTAAAAGAAAATTTAGATTTAGGAGCTTACTTGAGAAAAGATGCTCAAGGGATTGAAGAAGACTCCGAAAAGATTTTTAAACTTTTTCCTAGGTTGAAGGAACGGCTACGTCAAAATGCTGGAACCTTGAGTGGGGGAGAACAACAGATGTTGGCGATTGCCAGAGCCCTTATGACTTGTCCTAAATTACTTTTAATGGACGAGCCTTCGTTGGGTTTAGCGCCTCTTTTAGTAAAATCAATTTTTGAAGCCATTCAAACCATTAATCAGGAAGGGATGACGATCCTTTTGGTTGAACAAAATGCCCATATGGCTTTGAAATTAGCCCATCGAGCTTATGTTTTAGAAACAGGAAAAATCGCTCTTCAAGGACAAGCCCATGATTTAAGAGTTAAAAATGTACCTTCTCAAAAGTTTTTCATTCACGAAATCTGA